From the genome of Vibrio navarrensis, one region includes:
- a CDS encoding outer membrane beta-barrel protein produces MKQKILILTLLASTSMAANADSILYGGVTGGSAHYGENFGNDFLYGVRIGSGILPFLDVEAGYMNLGQGENSGTTVDTSTKFVAIKPTFTLPMVDIYARAGLHQWDTDAKYLSLTSSDDGTDAMFGVGFDYFISDYFSIGASYTRYNIDDGEIDGYELNATFHLDLL; encoded by the coding sequence GTGAAACAAAAAATCCTTATTTTAACGCTTTTGGCTAGTACTTCGATGGCTGCAAACGCAGACTCGATCCTTTATGGCGGCGTGACTGGCGGCAGTGCTCATTACGGTGAAAACTTTGGTAATGACTTCCTTTATGGGGTGCGTATCGGCAGCGGCATTTTGCCTTTTCTTGATGTCGAAGCCGGTTACATGAACTTGGGGCAGGGCGAAAACAGTGGCACGACCGTGGACACCAGCACCAAGTTTGTCGCCATCAAACCAACCTTTACCCTACCTATGGTCGATATCTATGCGCGTGCGGGCCTGCATCAATGGGATACTGACGCGAAGTACCTTAGCCTAACCTCTAGCGATGACGGTACCGATGCGATGTTTGGTGTCGGTTTTGACTACTTCATCAGCGACTACTTCTCTATCGGTGCCAGTTACACGCGCTACAATATCGACGATGGTGAAATAGATGGCTATGAGTTAAATGCCACCTTTCACCTAGACCTGCTTTGA
- a CDS encoding type III PLP-dependent enzyme has translation MSNSLSLPTRVSQQIHTLAQQQDQPLCAYLYDLNALEEHIKQLRHVLPKNVELFYAAKANPSGPILKTLAPYVDGFEAASGGELAHLHQQQLDKPLIFGGPGKMPSELQQAIELDVDAIHVESLTELQRIGTLTERLNRPASIFLRMNIDIGDITLSKLAMGGKPTPFGLDESELGNALMLLRDFPQVSLKGFHFHLMSHQLDVERHLALMQRYFQVVKAWRKEFDLSKLMINLGGGMGINYQNPKQHFPWMTFCDKLEFLIAKEQVQDWRLRFECGRFITAACGYYVMEVLDIKQNLGENFVIARGGTHHFRTPAAQNHDHPLVILKNEQHNEVSHPIQHTQATFVGQLCTPKDVLARKQHVAHVDIGDYVVFTLAGAYAWNISHQNFLMHQPPIFHYF, from the coding sequence ATGTCTAATTCACTTTCTCTACCGACCCGTGTTAGCCAGCAAATTCACACGCTCGCACAGCAGCAAGATCAACCCTTGTGCGCCTACTTGTATGACCTAAACGCCCTAGAAGAACACATCAAACAACTGCGTCACGTTTTGCCGAAAAACGTCGAGCTATTTTACGCGGCCAAAGCCAATCCATCGGGCCCAATTCTCAAAACGCTCGCGCCGTATGTCGATGGTTTTGAAGCGGCATCTGGCGGGGAGTTGGCGCATCTCCACCAGCAACAACTCGATAAGCCATTGATCTTCGGCGGCCCAGGGAAAATGCCAAGTGAATTGCAACAAGCGATTGAGCTTGATGTCGATGCCATTCACGTCGAAAGCCTCACCGAGCTACAACGCATTGGCACGCTCACCGAGCGTCTCAACCGCCCAGCTTCGATCTTTTTGCGTATGAACATTGATATTGGCGACATCACGCTCAGCAAGTTAGCGATGGGTGGCAAGCCGACCCCGTTTGGTTTGGATGAGTCCGAACTGGGCAATGCTTTGATGTTGCTGCGCGATTTCCCGCAAGTGTCGCTGAAAGGCTTCCATTTTCACTTGATGTCGCATCAGCTCGATGTTGAACGTCACTTAGCGTTAATGCAGCGCTATTTTCAAGTCGTCAAAGCGTGGCGAAAGGAGTTCGATCTCAGTAAGCTGATGATCAACTTAGGCGGCGGCATGGGCATCAACTACCAAAACCCTAAGCAACACTTTCCGTGGATGACGTTTTGCGACAAGCTGGAGTTCCTGATTGCCAAAGAGCAAGTGCAAGACTGGAGACTGCGTTTTGAGTGCGGACGGTTCATCACAGCGGCATGCGGTTATTACGTGATGGAAGTGCTGGATATTAAGCAAAATCTTGGCGAAAACTTTGTTATCGCGCGCGGGGGAACCCACCATTTCCGCACGCCAGCGGCGCAGAACCATGATCATCCATTGGTCATCCTAAAAAATGAACAACACAACGAGGTTTCTCACCCAATTCAGCATACGCAAGCGACCTTTGTCGGCCAGCTTTGTACGCCCAAAGATGTGCTGGCACGCAAGCAACACGTCGCCCACGTCGATATTGGTGACTATGTTGTGTTTACCTTAGCGGGCGCCTATGCGTGGAACATTTCTCATCAAAACTTCTTGATGCACCAACCACCGATATTCCATTATTTTTAA
- a CDS encoding helix-turn-helix domain-containing protein: MKFTLLDDTDVSQAYAAYLRELRKQAKLSRAALAERSCVPAATIKKFELTGQISFRQLLLLWQTLDSLDRLYQLTQPSKERAAMPTSIDEVLKDEF, from the coding sequence ATGAAATTTACCTTACTTGATGATACCGATGTAAGCCAAGCCTATGCGGCTTATTTACGTGAGTTACGAAAGCAGGCAAAGCTGTCACGAGCGGCGCTTGCTGAGCGCAGCTGTGTACCTGCGGCCACCATTAAAAAGTTTGAGCTGACCGGGCAAATTTCATTTCGCCAATTGCTGTTGCTATGGCAGACCCTCGATTCATTGGATAGGCTTTATCAGCTCACGCAACCTAGCAAAGAACGCGCTGCTATGCCCACGAGTATTGATGAGGTGCTAAAAGATGAGTTTTAA
- a CDS encoding type II toxin-antitoxin system HipA family toxin produces the protein MSFKPIQKLAVTRTLSSGEQVAVGVLAQNRHGVFFQYADSYLQQFGNLSPFTLQANTQVQAAPKAPHQGVHGVFGDCLPDGWGMLLQDRIFRQKGILPNQLTAMDRLAFVGDKGMGALSFSPVSEFSAATHADIDLATLGLEAQTLFDSSMSDYIDDNHDELDGHTQQVLAALVAGGSSGGARPKAQIYMPAGETQHCRTFAQLGDEAWLVKFTSKNLALGHEEGLCEAVYLQMAELAKCQPPQWQLIEAPPTSGASAWLALKRFDYVTEQADLGRKRSAGRLHMHSACGLLDADFRTPSLDYIDLIKASRQLCKSPAAGQLQFRRAVFNLLSSNQDDHSKNWAFLQADDGQWDPAPFYDVTYSPHPFNEHATAFGGYGKAPPLKVMQKLATSAGFANWHDARQVIEEVAEAISQFTYLAQQQGISKTTVSAIAKTLDQRKQENAALFQ, from the coding sequence ATGAGTTTTAAACCCATTCAAAAACTCGCCGTGACTCGCACGTTAAGCTCAGGTGAGCAGGTTGCAGTAGGTGTCTTGGCGCAGAATCGCCACGGTGTTTTTTTTCAGTATGCAGACAGCTATTTGCAACAGTTTGGCAATTTATCACCGTTTACTTTGCAAGCGAACACGCAAGTTCAAGCCGCACCTAAAGCGCCGCACCAAGGTGTACATGGCGTATTTGGAGATTGTTTACCCGATGGCTGGGGCATGCTGTTACAAGATCGTATTTTCCGGCAAAAGGGCATCCTGCCTAATCAATTAACGGCGATGGATAGGCTGGCCTTTGTCGGTGATAAAGGTATGGGAGCATTGTCTTTTTCTCCCGTGTCTGAGTTTTCAGCCGCCACGCACGCGGATATTGATTTAGCAACGTTAGGCTTAGAAGCACAAACGCTGTTCGATTCTTCGATGTCAGATTATATAGATGATAATCACGATGAGTTAGATGGGCATACGCAACAGGTGTTGGCCGCATTAGTCGCCGGAGGCAGTTCTGGTGGGGCAAGGCCTAAGGCACAAATTTATATGCCTGCTGGGGAAACTCAGCATTGTCGAACCTTCGCTCAGCTTGGAGATGAGGCTTGGCTGGTGAAGTTTACCTCTAAAAATCTCGCGCTCGGCCATGAAGAAGGTTTGTGCGAGGCAGTTTATTTACAAATGGCAGAACTTGCGAAGTGTCAACCGCCGCAATGGCAACTCATTGAAGCACCACCTACCAGCGGTGCGTCTGCTTGGTTGGCGCTTAAGCGTTTTGATTATGTCACTGAACAGGCCGACTTAGGCAGAAAGCGCAGTGCAGGTCGATTGCATATGCACAGCGCTTGCGGGCTACTGGATGCAGACTTTCGAACGCCTAGTTTAGATTACATTGATTTGATTAAAGCCAGCCGTCAGTTGTGTAAATCGCCAGCGGCTGGACAGCTGCAATTTCGCCGTGCCGTTTTTAACCTGCTGTCGTCTAATCAAGACGACCACAGTAAAAACTGGGCGTTTTTGCAAGCAGATGACGGTCAATGGGATCCTGCCCCTTTTTACGATGTTACCTACAGCCCACATCCATTCAACGAACACGCCACTGCGTTCGGAGGTTATGGCAAAGCGCCACCGCTTAAGGTGATGCAAAAACTTGCTACCAGTGCTGGCTTTGCGAATTGGCATGATGCAAGGCAAGTCATTGAAGAAGTCGCAGAAGCCATCAGCCAATTTACGTATCTGGCACAGCAGCAAGGGATCAGTAAAACAACAGTGTCTGCGATTGCTAAGACATTGGATCAGCGCAAACAGGAAAATGCAGCGCTTTTTCAATGA